A window from Desulfatiglans sp. encodes these proteins:
- a CDS encoding AbrB/MazE/SpoVT family DNA-binding domain-containing protein — protein MTSIQTKIFKSNRSQAVRIPKEIAYPEYVSDIEITAIGNKRIILPAGQSWDDW, from the coding sequence ATGACATCCATCCAAACAAAAATATTTAAGAGTAATCGTAGTCAGGCTGTCAGGATACCAAAAGAAATTGCCTATCCGGAATATGTGAGTGACATTGAAATTACAGCTATAGGTAACAAGCGTATAATACTGCCTGCCGGTCAGTCATGGGATGATTGGTT